The genomic segment GTAAAGGAGGCGCCTGGTGCCGGTACAGCGGTCAGAGTAATGGGGTAGTCTGCAAAGTATGTACCGCACCAGGTTCCGGAAAGATCCAGCTGCTTCAGTGCGTTGACCTGTACCGTACCCAGGGCTGCATCATTGACAGTCAGGGTCAGCGTCTCCCGTTCCTGGGACAGATTCAGATCCTTTTGCAGAAAATCGGGGATCTGAGAGGGGCGCAGCTTGAAAAACTGTCGGATCTGGTTTACCTGATCCCCAAAGTATTTGTCATAGGGCTTCATCCACTGTACCACCCAGTCCGGACCGAACCGATTGAATTGCGCAGGCATGTAGGGGGCATACAGGGTTTCATACTCTGCCAGCAGGGCAGTGGTGCGGGCGGAATTGAACGATTCATTGACCAGGTCTTGTAGGGTCAGCACAAACTGCTGCCGGAAGGCTTCGTTCTCCAGCAGCTTTTGCAGCAGGCCGGCATTGAAGCTGTCCGCCTTTAGTGCTGCCGCCAGGGTATCTAACGCAAAGTTTCCGCCCTTGTCCCCGGCATACAGTCCCAGGGAATATTCGGTGTCATACAGCATCCAGCGCCACTTGCCGTCTGCATAGGGGTTGGAGGGATCCGTATCCCGGGTGCGCCAGATCCGCCAGTTGTTGTCCTCCGTCAGACTATCCTCCCCGGCAGTGAGAATGGTAACGCAGTATTCATCAATAAAGCTTTGCACATCCATCTGCTGACACAGCTTTTCATAATTGCCCGCATCAGAGAAGTCCGTATCCCGGATCCAGGTGGCAAAGGATGCATAAATCTGCTGATCGTCCTCTGTTCCTTCCTCCAGCTCCCCACGCTTGATCAGGATCACCTGATCCTTGTCCACATCAAAATGTTCTGCCAGATAATGCTCGGAGTAGTCCTCCTGGATGGCATAGATGCCCCAGTATTCGCCGTTGATGAATACAATGGCAGGACGGGCGCTTTGTGTGGCGATATCCCGGTCTGCAAACAGCTGCTGGATCAGATTGTCCCGGAATTTCGCATAGTCCAGGTCATTGCCGCCGTTGCGCAGCAAAAAGGTCTTGTAGGTATCCACCGGTGCGGTCGGGTCCGTTTCCTTGTTGTTTCCGGGGATTAACTGATAATGCAGCTTCTTCTCCCCGTATTCCTCCCGGGCATACAGCCGGAAGCTTTTCTGGGTATAGGAACGGGAGGCGGCACCCATGATCCGCATGCCCAGCTGCTGGGTAAAGGTGCCGCCGTCCGGCTCAATCAGCTCAAAGCATACGGGACGCTCCCACTCTCTGCCCTTCTGGGAGTAGTTTCCCTCCGCCTCCCAGATCTCTGCGGATGCGTTTTCCGGATCCTGCCGCCAAGCTTTATAGCTGTCTCCCAGACGGTAAATGCCGGTGGCGTCATCGAACAGATTTGCCTGATCCGTGGACAGGGAGATCACCGGCAGACTGCCGTAATCCAGACCGATAAAATAGGAATGGGTGATCACGTCGCTGCAGCTGCCGTTCTGATCCACCGTAATCGCCTTGACAACGGTACCCTTGTCCACCAGCTCCTCCGGGACAAAGTTGCCGTTTGGAGAAATGTCGCCGATCTTTGAGAGGGTATTGGGTTCCTGGGATCGATCCTTCAGAGTGAGCGCCTGGGTGAATTCCGGAGACTGGGGAGTGGGAGTGCTGCCATCCAGGGTATAATGCACCGTGGCGCCTTTGGTCTCTGTCTGGATCATCAGCTTCTGCTCAGTTGGGTAGCATCCGCTCTGGATACTGAACAAGGGCGCCCGCAGCTCGTCAGTCTGATTCAGCTGTACAGAAGCGTGTTTGCGTTCTGCCAATCGGAAAGGATCTGTAAGACCGTTTACGGCAGTCAGCCCGGCGGTGAGTACCGTCAGGGCAATGAGGAGGGCTCGGATTTGCTTATGATGCATGCTGCATCCTCCTTCTCTTTCTGTTACTGCTATTATACAGATTCCCGGTTCTGCTGTCAAGACAGCAGGGGTGGGAAGCGTGAAAATGCCCAAAAAATTGGGCTCAGAATCGGTAAAACAGACAATTCCGGAGCCTGGAAACTGGAATTTTTGATGAAAGCCCCAAAATCGCTGTAAATAATTTGACAGTTGAGGTTTTTCGTATTATAATGACAGTATAAAATCATCACAAGGAGGAATTGCACATGACCAAGGCAGATTTGATTGACGCCATTGCGGCATCAGCCGGTTCCAGCAAGAAGGATGCGGAGCGTGCGCTGCAGGTTGTCCTCAGCACGATCACCGAGAAGCTCGCTGCGGGTGAGAAGATTTCTCTGATTGGTTTTGGTACCTTTGAGGTGCGTGAACGCAAGGAGAAAACCTGTATCAATCCCCGAACCAAGGAGAAGCTGACTGCACCCGCTTGCAAGGCACCTGTGTTTAAGGCGGGAAAAGCGTTGAAAGACGCTGTAAATAAGTAATTGGAGGTATCGTTATGACTATCAAGAAGGAAACACTGAAGAAGGATGCAAAGGTTCTGGCAGCAGATACAAAGGCAGTTGCAGTAGAGGCTGCTGAAACTGCAAAGGCTGCTGTAAAGGAAACCGTAAAGAAGGCAGCTGCGAAGAAGCCGGCTGCAAAGAAGATCGAAGAAAAGGTATTCATCCAGTTCAACCAGAAGGAAGCAACCCCGGCTCTGCTCATTGAGCGCGCCAAGGAAGCCTGGATCGCCGCAGGCGGCAAGAAGAGCGAGATCAAGAGCGTGGCTGTATACCTGAAGCCGGAGGAGAGCATGGTTTACTATGTGATCAATGATTCTGCCGGCAGTTTCGCATTCTAATCAACAATAAAATGGCTTCAGCCGCTTTTGATGTTCTGTGTCAAAGGCGGCTTTTGCTGTATGAAAGGGAAGTAGAGACATGGCTGGAATTTCTCCGGAGGCTCTGTGTGCACTGGATGTAGAATGGTACGGGCTGGACGCCCTGGGTCAGGTGGCTGTGTTCTGCAGCGGCGGTACGGGAATCGTGCCGGATTTTGTGTGTGCAGATCAGGAAAAGCAGGAGCGATTGGTGGAGCTGTCCGATGAACTGCCTGCCAATTCGGAGACGGTGTTGCATTTTGTTCCGTCAAAAAAGAACCCGCTGCCGGTCAGAGTGGCACAGGGCTTTTCCGGAAAGGGCTTTTTCTATTACGATGCGGATGACGGATCCCGGTCAATGGAAAACATCTGCGTCCTGCAAAGCTATTATACCTTGCGATCAGCACCAACCGATCCGATCCATGTTTCCGAGCTGCCGGCTGCTATGCAGGCATTGCTTCGGGAGCAGATTCTTCCGGTATCGGACTTTTCTCAGCAGTCTGTGATTCGGGTGGAGCATGGGAATGCCGGAAATGAGGGATTGGGTGCATGACAAAGCGGAAAAAGCAGCAGTACGAAACGGTTCATGATGAAAACCTGTTGGCTGCAAAGCTCCAGGGTGCTGCTGCATTGCTGATCTTCCTGTTCTACACCGTCAGGGGCGTGTTTATGGGGGACACCCTTGCCGACGGCTTCAAACGATCCTGGCTGTCCGGCTTTGGGATCGTG from the Ruminococcus champanellensis 18P13 = JCM 17042 genome contains:
- a CDS encoding HU family DNA-binding protein; the protein is MTKADLIDAIAASAGSSKKDAERALQVVLSTITEKLAAGEKISLIGFGTFEVRERKEKTCINPRTKEKLTAPACKAPVFKAGKALKDAVNK
- a CDS encoding DUF6465 family protein, which translates into the protein MTIKKETLKKDAKVLAADTKAVAVEAAETAKAAVKETVKKAAAKKPAAKKIEEKVFIQFNQKEATPALLIERAKEAWIAAGGKKSEIKSVAVYLKPEESMVYYVINDSAGSFAF
- a CDS encoding CotH kinase family protein yields the protein MHHKQIRALLIALTVLTAGLTAVNGLTDPFRLAERKHASVQLNQTDELRAPLFSIQSGCYPTEQKLMIQTETKGATVHYTLDGSTPTPQSPEFTQALTLKDRSQEPNTLSKIGDISPNGNFVPEELVDKGTVVKAITVDQNGSCSDVITHSYFIGLDYGSLPVISLSTDQANLFDDATGIYRLGDSYKAWRQDPENASAEIWEAEGNYSQKGREWERPVCFELIEPDGGTFTQQLGMRIMGAASRSYTQKSFRLYAREEYGEKKLHYQLIPGNNKETDPTAPVDTYKTFLLRNGGNDLDYAKFRDNLIQQLFADRDIATQSARPAIVFINGEYWGIYAIQEDYSEHYLAEHFDVDKDQVILIKRGELEEGTEDDQQIYASFATWIRDTDFSDAGNYEKLCQQMDVQSFIDEYCVTILTAGEDSLTEDNNWRIWRTRDTDPSNPYADGKWRWMLYDTEYSLGLYAGDKGGNFALDTLAAALKADSFNAGLLQKLLENEAFRQQFVLTLQDLVNESFNSARTTALLAEYETLYAPYMPAQFNRFGPDWVVQWMKPYDKYFGDQVNQIRQFFKLRPSQIPDFLQKDLNLSQERETLTLTVNDAALGTVQVNALKQLDLSGTWCGTYFADYPITLTAVPAPGASFTGWSGDASETAPTITLTMNQAMNIQANFDLG